GCTAGCCAAGCTGCAGCAGACTGACTAATCGACTCGTCCCGCGGCTCACAAACCGAGATATTTTTAAAACCAATCTGCTGTGCCGCGTTTGCGATATTGGCATGACTGCATAAGGCCGAGCTATTCTCAATCGCAAGTCTTGGAATTCGGTTGACCTCCTTACAGCGCTCACCCAAATGCCGCACCGCCTCAGAGGATGTCAAGGTCCATAAGGTATGCCGTAGATCAAGTTCAGCGCACGACTGCCACATTGGGCTTGCAAGATCTAACGGAACACGCAAGTAGATCGATAGAATCTCAAGCCCAGCGCTAACTGAACGAAGTTGCTCGATCAGGGTCTCACGACCTCCCTCACCCTTAATGATCAAAACGGATTCCTTGGACCAGTCGGTGATGTTGGTTCGGAGTACCTTCCATAGACCATCAGAATCCGATTCGTTCTGGGCGGGAACCAAGATGCACTCTTTAGTTAGGCCGTGCCGGATCAGTGCCTCTTGACTGCTCTGCCCCACCACCCCAATCTTTACCCCAGGGCTCACTAATTGCTCCCAAGACGAGTTAGCATCATCAACGGCTCGCATGGCGCACTCAATCGCATTGGGGCTCACAAAAACGATTAGTGTTGCGCGGTGTAAGGCTGTGCGTAATTGCGTTAAGAGCGCTAAATCATTTTTTGGAATAATCGTCAGTAACGGAAGACTCACCATCCGCACCGATGGATAAACTGCCTGCGTAGCTGCTTCGATTAGTTCAGTTAAGCGACGTGCTTGACCGGTCGGTCGGGTTACGATGATCGCCGGTTCAAACGCCTTCACGGATTTAGTGCGGCAATAAGGCTGCCGCCCCCTTCGCAATCAGATCATCGGCAATCGCCAGGCCAAACGCTTCCGCCTCTTGATAATTGCTGATCGCACGCGAGCCAGATGCCAAACAAATTTGCCGACCATCAGTGCTAGCTACATACGAACGCATCGAGAGCTCTTGAGGACTTTGCCATTGTGCATGTGCCGCCAGAGGCACCTCACACGAGCCGCCCAACTTACGCGATACCGCCCGCTCAGCGGTTACTGCAAGGGCAGTTGGTAAATCATTTAAAGGCGCTAGCCAAGCTTTCACATCAGGGCGTGCGCTCAAGGTTTCAATACCTAATGCCCCTTGGCCTGCCGCTGGGGTGTGGGGATCATAGGGTAATAAAGCTTTAATGCGCGCACCCATCCCCAGGCGCTTTAAGCCTGCAGCAGCCAAAATGATGGCTTGGTACTCACCGCGGTCAAGTTTAGCCATGCGCGTGTCTAAATTACCGCGCAATGGCTCAACGCGTAAATGAGGATATTGACTCCGAATAATCGCTTCACGTCGCAGGCTTGAGGTACCGACCACTGCTCCTGCGGGCAACTCAGCCAAGCTGGCATAGTCATTGGATACCAAAGCATCGCGCGCGTCCTCGCGCACCATGATGCAGGACAGATCAAAGCCCTCTGGCATGACCATCGGCACGTCTTTTAGTGAGTGCACGGCAAGATCAGCGCGACCATCCTCCAGGGCAGTTTCTAGCTCCTTCACAAAGAGGCCCTTTCCTCCCACCTTGGAGAGGGCGCGATCTAAGATTTGATCGCCTTTGGTGGTCATCCCCAGAATGATGACCTCGCAGCTGGGGTACAACTTTTTAAGGCATGCTTGAACATGTTCGGCTTGCCACATGGCAAGCCTACTCTCACGAGAGGCAATAACTAAACGCGTTGGGCTCATAGGGCAACTTCAGAATTAAAATAAACTGTTACGACACACAATATACTGTGTTTATGAGCTCATCCAAAAATTCTTTAGCCAACAAATCCAAAGCGTGGTCTGGCCGCTTTGCGGAACCCGTCGATTCCCTGGTTCAGCACTACACTTCCTCACTGGCCTTCGACCAGCGCCTAGCCCTAGTGGATATTGCCGGATCATTGGCCCACGCCGAGATGCTGGCTGCCCAGAAAATCATTTCGAAGGCTGATTTCATGGCCATCCAAAAGGGCATGGCGCAGATCGAAAAAGAAATTGTGTCTGGACGCTTTGAGTGGCAATTAGCCCTTGAAGATGTTCACCTCAATATTGAAGCCAGGCTTACCAAATTGATTGGAGATGCAGGTAAACGTCTGCATACTGGCCGCTCACGTAATGATCAAGTTGCCACCGATATTCGTTTATGGCTCAGAAGTGAAATTGATTTGATTCTGGTGGACCTCACACGTCTACGCGCGGCATTCCTAAACCTGGCGGAGCAACACGCCAACACCATCATGCCGGGTCACACCCATCTGCAAGTGGCTCAACCCGTCACATTCGGACATCATCTGCTGGCCTACTATGAGATGTTTACCCGGGATTCCCAGCGCTTAGCCGATTGCCGCATGCGAGTGAACCAATTACCCTTAGGTGCTGCTGCCTTAGCTGGCACCAGCTACCCGATTGATCGGGCACGCGTTGCCAAAACACTGGGTTTTGATGGAGTCTGCCAAAACTCCCTCGACGCAGTATCGGATCGTGATTTTGCAATTGAGTTTTGCGCAAGCGCTGCAATCCTCATGATGCATGTCTCAAGACTGTCTGAGGAGTTGATTTTGTGGCTCAGTCCCCGCTTTGGTTTTATTGATTTGCCAGACCGGTTTTGTACCGGCAGTTCCATCATGCCGCAGAAAAAAAATCCCGATGTCCCAGAATTAGCTCGTGGTAAGACCGGGCGGGTGAATGGGGATTTGATTGCTCTTCTCACACTCATGAAAGGGCAGCCCCTTGCCTATAACAAGGACAATCAGGAAGATAAAGAGCCGCTCTTCGATGCCGTCGATACGGTTAGTCAAACGATCCAAATTTTTGCGGACATGGTGCCGCACATCAAGGTTCAGCAGGCTGCCATGGAATATGCAGCAGAAGAGGGCTTTGCAACTGCCACGGATCTGGCCGATTACTTGGTTAAGCAAGGCTTACCCTTTCGGGATGCGCATGAGGCAGTTGCCCATGCGGTCAAACATTGCGTCGAGAAAGATTGCGCCTTAAGCGATCTCACCCTGGCCGAGCTCATTAAGGCTTGCGGATTAAGCCCGAAGTCCAAATTAATTACCCAGGAGGTATTTGCGGTCTTAACCCCCAAAGGCTCAGTCAATTCCCGCAATCATGTGGGAGGTACCGCCCCCAAACAGGTCATTGCAGCGATCAAACGCGCCCGCACGGCTCTGAAAAAGAAGTAATTAATCGTTTAAGCGCGCACGCAGTCGACGTAGTAACCATTATTGCCATCGGCATTTTTAACCAGGCCGTGGATATCGGTTTCAAAACCTGGGAATTGCTGATTAAAGTCACGAGCAAAGCGTAAGTAATTCACAATCGCTTTATTAAAGCGCTCGCCTGGAATCAGCAGCGGAATGCCCGGGGGATATGGTGTCACCAGCATAGCGGTGATGCGACCCTCAAGCTCATCAATCGGTACTCGATCAATGTCTTTATGCGCCATCTTGCTCCAGGCATCGCCAGGGACCATCGCAGGCTCCATATTTGAGAGGTACATCTCGGTAGTCATCCGGGCTACATCGCGGCTCTTATAAAAAGAATGGATTTGCGCAGAAATCTCTTGCAACCCAACCCGTTCATACCGGGGATGCTTGGCGACAAACTCAGGCAGTACCTTCCACAGAGGTTGGTTCTTATCAAAGTGATCCTTGAACTGTTGCAACTCGGTTACCAGAGTATTCCAACGTCCTTTGGTAATACCAATCGTGAACATGATGAAGAAGGAATAGAGCCCGGTCTTTTCAACGATCACACCATGCTCAGCTAAGTATTTGGTCACAATACTGGCCGGAATACCAATCTCACCAAAGTTACCTTCAATATCTAAACCTGGCGTCACCACCGTTGCCTTGATCGGATCAAGCATA
This DNA window, taken from Polynucleobacter sp. HIN5, encodes the following:
- the hemC gene encoding hydroxymethylbilane synthase; translated protein: MSPTRLVIASRESRLAMWQAEHVQACLKKLYPSCEVIILGMTTKGDQILDRALSKVGGKGLFVKELETALEDGRADLAVHSLKDVPMVMPEGFDLSCIMVREDARDALVSNDYASLAELPAGAVVGTSSLRREAIIRSQYPHLRVEPLRGNLDTRMAKLDRGEYQAIILAAAGLKRLGMGARIKALLPYDPHTPAAGQGALGIETLSARPDVKAWLAPLNDLPTALAVTAERAVSRKLGGSCEVPLAAHAQWQSPQELSMRSYVASTDGRQICLASGSRAISNYQEAEAFGLAIADDLIAKGAAALLPH
- the argH gene encoding argininosuccinate lyase, producing MSSSKNSLANKSKAWSGRFAEPVDSLVQHYTSSLAFDQRLALVDIAGSLAHAEMLAAQKIISKADFMAIQKGMAQIEKEIVSGRFEWQLALEDVHLNIEARLTKLIGDAGKRLHTGRSRNDQVATDIRLWLRSEIDLILVDLTRLRAAFLNLAEQHANTIMPGHTHLQVAQPVTFGHHLLAYYEMFTRDSQRLADCRMRVNQLPLGAAALAGTSYPIDRARVAKTLGFDGVCQNSLDAVSDRDFAIEFCASAAILMMHVSRLSEELILWLSPRFGFIDLPDRFCTGSSIMPQKKNPDVPELARGKTGRVNGDLIALLTLMKGQPLAYNKDNQEDKEPLFDAVDTVSQTIQIFADMVPHIKVQQAAMEYAAEEGFATATDLADYLVKQGLPFRDAHEAVAHAVKHCVEKDCALSDLTLAELIKACGLSPKSKLITQEVFAVLTPKGSVNSRNHVGGTAPKQVIAAIKRARTALKKK
- a CDS encoding uroporphyrinogen-III synthase, which encodes MKAFEPAIIVTRPTGQARRLTELIEAATQAVYPSVRMVSLPLLTIIPKNDLALLTQLRTALHRATLIVFVSPNAIECAMRAVDDANSSWEQLVSPGVKIGVVGQSSQEALIRHGLTKECILVPAQNESDSDGLWKVLRTNITDWSKESVLIIKGEGGRETLIEQLRSVSAGLEILSIYLRVPLDLASPMWQSCAELDLRHTLWTLTSSEAVRHLGERCKEVNRIPRLAIENSSALCSHANIANAAQQIGFKNISVCEPRDESISQSAAAWLAEQVKRFP